The genomic window GTAATGATGTCAACTACCTGACTGCCTCTCGAAGCCTTTTATGCGCCGCCTCAAGAGACACTCTTTATAGTCTAGAGCGTCTTCGTTGTCAATAAAAAATAGCGCTAAAACTTTCTCATGCTGCGCGGACATATCAGCAGCAAGAATTTACTTCAGTATATCCAGAAGCTCGACCTCGAATATCAGTGTCGCATTGGCGGGAATCATCCCGGAGCCCTGCTCACCATAGGCCAGTTCAGGAGGACAGACGAGTTGTGCCTTGCCGCCGACCTTCATCTTCTGCACGCCCTCGGTCCAGCATTTGATGACCTGGTTCAAACCGAATTCGGCGGGACGCCCTGCGGCGTAAGAGCTGTCGAACTCCTTGCCGTCGACGAGGGTGCCGCGGTAATTAACCTTCACCCTGTCGGTGGCTGCGGGACTTGCGCCGGTCCCTTCCTTGATGGACTTGTACACGAGACCTGAAGCGGTCTTGACCGCACCTTTCTCGCTTGCGGCCTTCTCGACGAATTCTTTTGACTTGGCAGCAAGACGCTCGCCCTGTGCGGCACGACGCGCCAGTGCAAGCTGCTGGATTTTCGCCTTGTAAGGCTCGATGTCGAAATCCGGCTTCTTCCCGGCAATACCGTCCTTAACGCCTTTCAGCACCTGGTCCAGTTCATCCGACGTCATGTCGAAGATGGCCAACTGGCGTGCCATCACCTGGCCTACGGCATAAAGGGTCTTCTGGTCCTCGGCTTTCTTGTCGTCAGCCGCAAAGGCGGGAACAGCGAGAAGTACCAACAGCATGGCAGCGATGAGTCTGTTCATGGCTTATTTCCTCCTGGTTGGATGCGAAAAAAAAGCACCCCTTATGGAGTGCTTTAATAATAACGATGGTGCGGCCTACTTCTTGGCCTTGGGTGCTGCTTTTGCCTTGGGGGCTTTGGCAGCTTTCGCCGGCGCCTTGGGGGCCTTCGCGGCCTTTGCCGGTTTGGCTACCGTCTCTTTCTTCGCCTCGATGTTGGCCATGCGAACTTCCCGCGCCTTGGCAAGGTTGTCGGCCAGACCGCGGTCCTGCGCCATCTTGCGGCGAGACTCGGAATAGCTCTTGGCGGAAAGAGCCTGTTTGCTCGGGATGCCGAACTGTTTCTTGTAGGCACCCGGCTTCATCCCGTGTGCTGTGCTCAGGTGACGCGCAAGGGTCTTGAACCCTCCTTTGCCGCACACAAGACAGACCACCTCGTTCTTTTTGAACGCTTCTTTGATGGAGAGTGAAGATTTAACCTCTTCGACGCCTTCCACACCCTGTCCCGCCTCAAGATTCTTCAGTGCAGCGTGAACTTTGGCTATTTCCGCGAGAAGCTCGTCCGATGTCATCGGCGTGCTGGAGGCATGCGATGCAACGAGTTGTGCAGCTATTTCTACTAAGGTCGCCATTTACCACCCTCCTTCAAAGTTATAGTTAGGTGATTAATAGCAGAGACAGAAATATTGTCAATAATAAAGTAAAAATAACATTTATGGACTCAGTATACGGGAGGACAAAAAGAATGGAACACACGTGCAGAAGATACGGGCTTGAAATGATATGGTACGCGAGACCGGGTAGAGCGTATGTCGAGGCGACAGGATCATGCACCGGCTCCGCCGCCTGCAAGGATCAGCGAAAAAGGAACTATATCTCACGGGTGTGCATAGAATGCAGCTCTTCCGGCACCTAAAAGAGCGGTTTTTTCATTCAGTATGACGTGCACCGGAATAGACTGTACAAGTGGACTCAGCCTTCCTTTTGCGGTGAAAGAAAGCATGAATGCGGGTCCTTTCAGCAGATCAAGGATCTTCGGTGCGATCCCGCCGCCAAGGTAGACGCCGCCTGTGGCGAGAAACCTGAGGGCGGCGTTGCCCGCCTCGGCTCCGTAGACGGATATGAATACTTCAAGCGCCTTGCCGCACATGGGGCACCGGGATTCCAGGGCCGCCTTCGTGATGACCGCGGGCGGATCGCCGGCGCTCATCGCGGCGGCGATGGATTCCTGTTCGGGGAAGTAATGTTTGTCACGCAGGAAACGATAGATGTCCAGGAGCCCGGGGCCGGACAACACACGCTCGTAGCTGACCCGGCCGTGCTTCGTCTGCAGGTAAAGGAGAAGTTCTGCTTCCAGTTCGTTTCGTGCCGCGAAGTCGGCGTGTCCCGCTTCGCTGGGAAGCGGGTGGTGGATCCCTCCAGCGAAATAGGCGAGCGACTCGCCAAGGCCGGTCCCTGCAGAGACCACGGTTATGGTGCCGGAAGGATTGGCAACACCATGGTTTAGGGTGAAGAGGTCCTGTTGCTTAAGCGACGCGATGCCGTAGGTGTTCGCCTCGAGGTCGTTGATAAGCAGCACGTTTGGGAGTTCCAAAGCCGCAGCGAGTTCATCGCTCTCAATGGTCCAGGGGAGGTTCGGTGTGCGCACCCGTCCCTCGATGATGGGGCCGGCGATACCGAAGCAGGCGCGTTCAGCGCTGATGTGATGCTGCGAGGTGAAGTGGCGCACGATGTCGATGAGGCTGCCGTGCGCGGCGCTTTTGTACTGCGTCTCGGCAAGTGTGGTAAGTCCGGCGGGATCGGCCTGGAAATAGGCAATACGGGTCGAGGTTCCCCCCACATCTCCTGCGAGAATGAGCATATGACCTCCCGTTAACGGCAGTGCTGTGGCTGCGTAACTTGTTGTTTACCCCTCACAGATCAGTGGGGACATCGGAGAGACGGAAATCTGGGATCAAAATGCAAATCCCCCCTGCCCCCCCTTCGCAAAGGGGGGGACGTTATGCCATGCTCGCTGCTTCGAGACTATCGCAAAGATGCTTCAGCGATATTTCAGGAAGAACCTTCACAAAAGGGTGGGGAGAACTTCTATATCCGCAGGTTACTTTTGGGTCGCCTCCGCGGCAAGGACGGTTTTGACGATCTCGGCGCTGATCGTGTCGAGGGCACGGCTCGTCGCCTCTGCTACGGCTTCGTAACCTGGTCCGGTCGTTTTTTCGCGGACCACGGCGCGCCCTACCCTGCTGTCATTTCCACTGCGCACACTCCAGACTGCCTCGAGAGTGACTGCCTCGCCGGGAACGGCTTCCAGTCTGAGGATATCGACCGGCACCCCGTACTTGGCATCGGCGCCGGTACTTTGGCCGTAGGCAAACACGCGGTTCGAACCGAGCCTGCGCCCTACATCCTGCGATAAAAGCCGTGGGATTTCCTCTTTCAGCGGTTCTGCCCAGCGGTGCGATTCCAGAATGGCAACACGGTTGGGGGCAACGCGCACGACAAGCTGGGGGCGATCCAGAAGTTCCGGCAGCGTTACCGGTCCTACCCTTACCGACAAGGCCTGCGCGGACGACGCTTCCACCTCCGGAACCGCTGCCGGAGTCAGGGTGTAGAAAGTGACTCCGGGAGACCTGACGCATCCTGCGCACAGGAGAAAAAATCCAAACAAGACCGGGAGTACGGAGACGGTGCGCATGGCTATTTTCCCTCCTTTTTGCCGCGTATCAGGGATTCCGGATGCTGTTCGAGGTAATCACCAAGAACCCGCAGCGAACGCGCCGCACGCGAAACCTCGCGCATGGTGTCGCGCAGGTCGACCTGCACGGGCGCGTCGGCGCTTAGGACCCCGCTAGCACCGCCCAAAGTGGTCCGGGCTTCCGTGAGGGTCTTTCTCACGTCCTCGAGTGTTGTCTTCGTCTCGGTGAGCACCGATTTCGCCTCGGGAACCAGAGACTTGTCCATGTTCTGCAGCAACCGGTCGGCGCTCTTCAAGGTATCGTCGAGGGAGCGCATGGTCTGCCCCGCATCTCCGGCGAGTTTTTCGAGCGGCAGTTTTTCGATCCGCTGCACGATCTCGATGAGGTTCTTCTGCAGCTTCTCCATGGAGCCGGGCACGGTCGGGAAACGCGGCGGCGAGCTGTTCCAGTTGATGCGGCCGGCACGGGCGTCAGGTGCGAAGTCGAGCGCCACGTAGAGCTGGCCTGTCAACAGGCTGCCGCTTTTGATCTGGGCCCGGAAGCCGTGTGCCACCAGGTCGTCGAGAAGTTTGTGTGCTTCGGCGGTACCGGGCAGTGGCATCTTGCCCCCGCTGTCCTTGCGGAACTGGGTCTGCAGGTGCTCAGGGTAGAGCTGGATCTCGACCGGAACGGAGAAGTCCTTGCGGTTGGGGTCGAGCACCACATTGATATTGGTGACCTCACCCACGGTAACGCCACGCAAATCCACCGGAGCACCGACGGCAAGACCGCGCACCGATTCTCGGAACTCGAGGATGAATTTTTCCGAGGCAGCGGAGTTTTTGAGGGCCTCGTCGCGGGTACCGTAAAGGGTGTACGCGGTGTCGGCGGGAGCGGCGACGGCGCCGGAGGCGGATTCCTCGAAGGAGATGCCGCCCAAAAGAACGGCAAGCATCGACTCGGTGTTCAGCTTCACGCCGCCTGGTGTAACGGTCAAGTCGACGCCGCTTGCCTGCCAGAAATAGGTACTGGTGGTGACAAAGCGGTCGTACGGCGACTTGATGAAGACACGGACGGTGACGGCTTTGCCATCCCGGTCGAGGTCGGTGGAGATGACCTGCCCCACCTGTATGCGGTGGAAAAAGACCGGTGAGCCGGTGTAGAGCGAGCCTACATCGTCGGTGTGCAGCACGAACTGACGCCCCGGGACATCCATGGAAACAGCTGGGGGAGACTCTAGGCCGATGAAACTGTCACTGAGCTCCTTCGAAGTCCCCGCCTCGACTCCGATATAGGAGCCGCCAAGGAGCGTGGTGAGGCCGGAAACGTTTCCGCCGGAGATGCGTGCGCGCACCACCCAGAAACGGGTATCTTTCACCATGAGCCCCTTGGCGTCCTTGGTGACCTCCGCGGTAACCACGACATGGGTGCGGTCGTCGGAGATGGCGATCGATTTCACCTCGCCGATCATGACGTCCTTGTACTTAAGCTTGGTCTTGCCCGCCTCGAGCCCTTCACCGGTCTTGAAGGAGATGGTAATGGTCTCGCCGCGATCAACCCACGCCTTGGCCGCGATGGAAAGGCCGATGATGGCGGCGACTATGGGTATGATCCAGACGAGCTGGATCGAGAAGCGCCGCTTCGGCTCGCTTACCGCCTCGGGAAGGTCCTGTATCTCTTGTTTGTCCGATGGTTCAGTCATGGAATTCCTCTTTCTGCAACGGGTCCCAGATCAGGCGCGGGTCGAACTCCATAGTGGCAAGCATGGTGAGGACAACCACCGCGCCGAAAGCGATCGCGGCGGGGCCGGCCTTCACTATCGCGAGGGAGCCCAGTTGTACGAGCGCCGCGAGCAGGGTGACTACGTAAATATCCAGCATGGACCAGCGCCCCACCGCTTCCACCAGCCGGTAAAGCCGGGTGCGCTGCTGAGGGTGCCAAGTCGATTTGCGCTGCACGGAGATGAGCAGCAGGGTCAGGGAAAAGAGCTTTAAAAGCGGTATCGCCACGCTGGCCACGAAGACGATGACGGCGATCATCCAGGACCCGGTCCTCCAAAGATGCACGACACCGCTCACAATGGTGTCCTTACGGTAGCTGATCAGGGAGCCCGTCTCCATCATGACCAGGGTGTTGGCCGGTATGTAGAGGATGTAGGACGCGATGACGAGCGCCCAGCAGCGCTGCACGCTGCCCGGTCTGCGCAAATGAAGCCGTGCGCCGCAGCGCGGGCAGTACTGCCCGCGCGAAGTGCCGGTGCTCCGGGAGACCAGTTGGCAGACATGGCAGGAGCAAAGCCCGCGGCCGGCCGCGATGGGGGAGTCGGCGGTGCTCACCTTGACTCCAGATCCCGGCGTTTCGCGTCGAGCTGGGCCCAGACGTCGCGCGCGTTGAAGGCGGTGGCCGCGGCGGCAAGCAGCAGGGTGAGCACCGCGAAGGACCACAACGCCATCCCGGGTATGACGCGGAAGTTGTTGGTCAGCTTCACCAGGGAAACCAGCAGGCCGAGCATCAACACCTCCACCATCCCCCACGGCTCGATGCACTGCAGGGTGCGCATGAAAAGCGGATACCTCGGGGGCACCTTGCCGAGTTTTAAAGGCAGAAGCAGATAAGTGAGCGAGGCGAGCTCAAGCGCCGGAATCAGAATGGCAGTGATCAGGACGAGAGTTGAGACGCTCCTCATCCCCTGATCCCAAAGGGAGAGCACGGCGCCGAAAAGGGTGATGGCACTGCGGTCGCCCTGCACCTCGATGGCGAATATGGGAAAGAGGTTCGCGCCCAGGAAAACCATGCATGCCGCCAGGGTATATGCGAGGGTGCGGTCGACGCTGTCGGTGGCGTTACGGTACAGCACGGCACCGCAACGCCGGCAGCTGGCGTAGCAGCCTGGGTTGAGCTGGATGTCGCGCTGCAACAGGTCGCATTCGTGGCAGGCGATAAGTTGTGCGGTTCGATCGGTCATCGGGGAGACGCTCCCTCATATGCGGCCCCGGCAGGCCGTGGCAGACGCGTCGCACAGCGGAGGCCGGCAGGACATGACAGATGAAAACATACCACAGTTGCAGGCTTAAAACTAAGCCTGACTGTATCAAAAACGGTCTTAAAACTAGATCAGCCGCCCAGGAAGTCTCCCAAGCGGCTGATTGAAATGGTCGGTGCGACTGGATTCGAACCAGCGACCACTAGACCCCCAGTCTAGTGCGCTACCAGGCTGCGCTACGCACCGATTAAACCTGATAATTACAACTGATCCCGCAAATTCATCAATTCCAGCTTCACATCCTGAAGCAGTGCCGCAAGCGCTTCGCCGGAAAGGTCAGATTTTCGGTACTTTTTCTTCGCTTCCAGACGCTTTCTAGCTCCCTCGATGGTCAGCTTTTCGGCGTACAGAAGATCTTTTATCTCGTGGACCAGCTCTACGTCCTTCTTGGAGTAAAGCCTTTGGCCGCTGCTGCTTTTCCTTGGTGCCAATCCCGGGAATTCCGTCTCCCAGTAACGCAGCACCGAGGTTGGAAGGCCAGTTACCGCGGACACCTCGCCGATTCTGAGGTAAAGCTTGTCCGGGGTGCCGGTCGCCATGATTACGGCTGGGTGTTGATCGCGCTCTTCAGTACCTGGCTCGGTTTGAAGGTGAGGATCTTGCGAGCAACGATGGTGATCTCTTCGCCGGTCTGCGGGTTCCTGCCGCGACGGTCGGACTTCTCTTTCACTACGAAGTTGCCGAAGCCGGCAATCTTGATTTTGTCGCCGTCTTCAAGAGTGGACTTAATCAGGTCGAAGACCGTCTCAACGAGTTCGGCGGATTCTTTCTTGGAGAAACCGACCTTCTCATAAATTTTTTCTACGATGTCCGCTTTGGTCATAATCCCCTCAACAGGTTAAACATTTCAGTGTGTTCTCAACAGCGGCTTAATCTAATACCATAGCGTTTTCGATTTCGCAACCGTTTTTATCTGAAGGAAACATTTAATTTTTTCTGCAGTGCCTCGGTTACCTTCGTGTGCAGACGGGTTACTTCTTCGTCGGTAAGGGTCTTCTCCTTCGACCCGTAGCGCACGCGAATGGCGACACTCTTCTCATGAGCCGCAATATTCCCACCCATGTACAAGTCGAAGATTTCCACCCCTTCCAGCTCGGGCGCCTTTACGCCGTTCACGCACGAAACCACGTCGGAGACGGGAAGTTCCCGCGGCAGGAGCATGGCGATGTCGCGGAAGGTGGACGGGAAGCGCGAGGGGACCTGGGCGGCACCCTGTTTCTTCCGCGCGGAGAGAAGCGCCTCGAAGTTGAGTTCCAGGTAGTAAAGCGGCGTGGAGATGCCGTAGTTCTCCTGTACGGTCGGATGGAGCTCTCCCATGGAGCCGAGCACTTTCTTGCCGCTCAGGATGCGGCAGGCCTTGCCTGGATGGTAGTACGGATCGAGCTCCTCGACGCTGTAGTTGACCCCGCCTACGTTCAGGTCGGCTAAGAGGTTCTCGGCGATACCCTTGACGTCGAAGAAGTCGATATCACCCTTGGCCTGGTTCCACCCCTCGGGGTCGCGCCTTCCGGTCAGCAGAGCGGAAATGTAGAGCGGCTCTTCGGGGAGCTCGGCCCCCTCGACGGGAAGGTAGATGCGACGCATCTCGAAGATGCCGAGGTTCAGCGTCCTGAAGCTTACGTTCTTGACCGCGGTGTCCAAAAGCCCCGGGAGCATGGTGGTGCGCATGACGGAGAGTTCGTCCGAGATCGGGTTCAAAAGGACCATGCCGTTGCTGCGGAAGTCGTCCGCCGGGAGCATGATTTTTTCGCAGGAAGAAGGTGCGACGAAACTGTAATTGATCACCTCGGAGAGGCCGTGGGAGACCAGAAGCCCCTTCACCCTCCCAGCCAGGCGCTGTGTGTCGGAAGGGAGATCGGAGAAGACCGACGCCTGCGGCAGCGTGGCGGGTACTTTCTCGAAGCCGTTCACGCGGACCACCTCTTCGATGAGGTCTATCTCGCGCTCTATGTCGACCCTGAAAAGCGGCACCTTCACGGTGAAGACACCAGGCTCGCCCTGCTTCACCTCGAATTCGAGGCGCTCGAAGATGTCCTGCACCTCGGCGGCGGAAAGATCCAGACCGCAGACGGCGTTGATGCGCGACAGGCGCGCGGTGATGACGCGCGGCTCGACCGGCGCCGGATAGACGTCGATGATCCCCTTGGCGACCTTGCCGCCGGAAAGCTCGGCGATGAGCTGGGCGGCGCGATCGAGGGCGCGGGTGAGCCCGGCGACGTCCGCCCCGCGTTCGAAGCGGTGCGACGACTCGGTGTGGATCCCGAGACGCTTGGAGGTCTTGCGGATGGCGGACGGGTTGAAATAGGCGCTCTCGAGAAGCACCTCGGTGGTCCCCTCCCCTATTTCGGAGTTACCGCCACCCATGATGCCGGCAAGGGCCACCGCCTTCGCGCCGTCACGGATGGTGAGATCGTTCGAGGTGAGGGTTCTCTCCTGGCCGTCGAGGGTGGTGAACTTCTCCCCCTCGCCCGCCGCGGCAACGACGATCTTTCCGCCCGACAGGAGCTTGTAGTCGAAGGCGTGCAGCGGGTGACCGTACTCGAGGAGCACGTAGTTGGTCACGTCGACGATGTTGTTGATGGAGCGGATCCCGGCGGCCATGAGCCGGTTGGCGAGCCAGGCAGGGGAGTCGGCGAGCGTGCATCCGGTGATGTGGCGCGCGGTGTAGCGCGGGCAGAGTTCCGGTGCGAGGATCTCGACGCTTGCAATCGACGCGACGGGCGCCCCTTCCTCTTTTACCTCGAGGCCCGGGTAGTGCACCTTTTTGCCGAGCTTCGCGGCGACCTCGCGCGCGATGCCGACGACGCTCAGGCAGTCGGCACGGTTCGGGGTGAGCCCGATCTCGAATATGACGTCCTTGGTCCCGAGCGCGTCGAAAAGCGGAGTACCGAGGGTGTAGCTTTCGGGGAGGATCATGATCCCGGAGGACTCGGCGGAGAGGGCAAGCTCCTTCTCGGAACATAGCATGCCGCAGGACTCCTCGCCGCGGATCTTCGAGCGCTTGATCTTGAAGTCACCGGGGAGCGTCGCGCCGATCTGGGCCAGGGCGACCTTGTCGCCGGCCTTGAAGTTCTGCGCGCCGCAGACGACGTTCACGATCTCGCTTCCGTTGTCGACCTTGCACAGGGAAAGCTTGTCCGCGTTGGGGTGCTGGTTCTTTTCCACCACCCGGGCCACGACGACGTCGTCCATGCCGCCGCCGACCTCTTCCATGCGCTCGACCTCGAGGCCGAGCATGGTGAGCAGATGCGAGAGTTCAGCCGCCGGGAGGTCGCAATCGACGAATTCCTTGATCCAGTTATAGGTAACTATCATATCGATTCCTTCAAATGGAAAATCAATTAACAGGGATGAAGGTGCGGACCCTTCATCCCTGTTCAGCTCTTTTTAAAATTGCTTCAGGAACCTGAGGTCGTTCTCGAAGAGAAGCCTCATGTCGGCGATGCCGTACTTGAGCATCGCGATCCTCTCGATCCCCATGCCGAACGCGAAGCCGGTGTACTGCTCCGAGTCGTACCCCACGTGGCGGTAAACCTCGGGGTCGACCATGCCGGCGCCCAGAATCTCGAGCCACCCGGTCTCCTTGCAGACCCGGCACCCCTTGCCGCGGCAGATGACGCAGGCGATGTCGACCTCGGCGGAGGGTTCGGTGAACGGGAAGAAGGAGGGACGGAGCCTAACGCCGATGTCCTTGCCGAAGAGCTGGCTGATGAAGAGGGTCAGGATACCCTTGAGATCGCCGAAGGTGATCCCCTTGTCGACCATGAGCCCCTCGATCTGGTGGAACATCGGGGAATGGGTGGCGTCGGAGTCGCAGCGGTACACGGTCCCCGGTGCAATGATGCGCACCGGCGGGGGCTGCTTCAGCATGGTGCGGATCTGCACCGGAGAGGTGTGGGTCCGGAGAAGGACGCTCTCGCCGAAGTAGAAGGTGTCCTGCATGTCGCGCGCGGGGTGGTCCTTCGGGAGGTTCAGCGCCTCGAAGTTGTAGAAGTCGAGCTCGACCTCGGGACCTTCCGCAACGGCGAAACCGAGCGCGCCGAAGATGGAGCAGATCTCCTCGGTCACCAGGGTGATCGGGTGCTTGGAGCCCATCGCCTGGCGCCTGCCCGGCAGGGTCACGTCGATCTTCTCACCGGCGAGCCTGGCGGCCTTGGCCGTCTCGCGCACCTGGCTGCCGCGCGCATCGAGCGCATCCTCGAGCTTCGCCTTCACGGTGTTCACCACCTGGCCGACCAGAGGCCTTTCCTCGGGGGAAAGCGCACCGAGCCCTTTCATGACGCCGGTGAGCGCCCCCTTCTTGCCCAGGTACTTGACCCGGAGTTCCTGCAGCCCCTCTTCCGTGGAGGCCTGAGCCAGCTCGGAGAGGGCCTCTTCTAAAAGTGCTTCCAGTTTATCCTTCATCGCATGACCCTATCTTCGGAAAAAAAAAGAAATGGGACATCGCTATCCCATTTCTCTTTATGCCCGCGGTATGTATTAAAATTTTGCTTTGGCTGCTGCCGCGATAGCTGCGAAACCTTTCGGGTCGGAAACGGCTAGGTCGGCCATCACTTTCCTGTCGATTTCTACGTTGGCGAGCTTCAGACCGTGGATCAGCTTGCTGTAGGAAAGACCGTTGATCCTTGCCGCAGCGTTGATCCTGGTGATCCAGAGGGCCCTGAAGTCCCGCTTTTTCACCCTTCTGTCCCTGAACGCGTAGTTCAGTGCGCGGTCCACCGCTTCGGTGGCGCTCCTGAACAGTTTGCTTCTCGCGCCGCGGTAGCCCTTGGCAAGTTTCAATACTTTGTTTCTTCTCTGTCTCGCTTTAAAACCGCGCTTTACTCTTGGCATACATACTCCTTCTGGTCTTTAAATTAGCCGGATCCGCAAGGGGAGACGTTTCCTCACGGTTCTCGGACTTCGGTAACGGGCGAAAACGGCGGTTGAAGACGAACAGCTCCGAGGCGCACCCCGGTGCCGGTGTTCCAGTCCCTAGTCCCCAGCCCCCAGTCCCGATGTTATTTGTAGGGGATCAGGCAGCAGATGTTCTTGTGGTCGGAGGCTGCTACGATACCGCTTTTACGGAGGTTGCGCTTGGTCTTCCTGGTCTTGGAGGTCAGGATGTGGCTGGTGAAGGCGTGAGCCATCTTGATTTTGCCTGTGCCGGTCTTGCTGAAACGCTTGGCGGCGCCCCTATGGGTCTTCATTTTAGGCATTGTTTTACTACTCCTTTGTTGTGGTGTTTATTTTTTTACTTTGGGGGCGATGATCATGAACATGCTGCGCCCTTCCATCTTCTGCTTTACCTCGACCACGCCGATATCGGCGAGTTCGGCGGTTATCTTTTCCAGTGCGGCCATGCCGAGTTCCTGGTGCGTGATCTCACGACCGCGGAAAACGACCGTGATCTTCGCCTTGTTCCCTTCTTCCAGGAAGCGACGTACGTGCTTAACCTTGAACTCCAGGTCGTGCGTATCGGTCTTCGGACGAAGCTTCACTTCCTTCAGCTCGACCTGCACCTGCTTCTTCTTTGCCTCAGCCTGCTTCTTAGCCTGCTGATATTTGAACTTGCCGTAATCCATGATACGGCAGACAGGGGGAACGGCCGTCGGCGAAACCTCTACCAGATCGAGTTGCTGACTCTCAGCCAACGCCAGAGCCTCGCGAAGCGGAAGAATACCAAGCTGCTCACTTTCGGCACCTACTACCCTTACCTCTTTGGCCCTGATTGTCTGATTGATGTTGACTGTAGGTTTAGCTATGACGCCACCTCCTATTTGTAGGTTTTAACTTCGTTCTCAATGAAGGCGATGAACTGTTCGGGAGTCATCGCTTCGAGGTTCTTGCCGTCGCGGAAACGAGGCGCGAGCAGGCCGCCTTCGACCTCCTTGTCCCCCACCACCAGCATGTACGGTATCTTCTGCAGCTGGGCCTCGCGGATCTTGAAGCCGAGCTTTTCGTTTCTGAAATCCTTCTGAACCCGCACGCCCGCGGCACGCAGCTTGTCGAACGCAGCCTGTGCGTAGGGAATCTGGTTGTCGGTAACCGTAAGAACGGTCGCCTGAACCGGTGCCAGCCAAGTCGGGAAGTTTCCGGCGAAGTGCTCGATGAGGACACCGATGAAGCGCTCAATGGCGCCAAGGATAACCCTGTGCACCATGACAGGGCGTTTCTTTTCACCATCCGCGTCGACATAGGTGAGATCGAAACGCTCCGGAAGGGTAAAATCGCACTGGATAGTAGCACATTGCCATCTTCTGTCAAGAGCATCGCGCAGCTTGATGTCTATCTTCGGCCCGTAGAATGCACCGTCGCCCTCGTTTATCTCATAGGGACGACCGGAATCCTTCAGTGCATTCAGAAGCGCGTTGGTGGCAAGTTCCCATGCATCATCGGAGCCGATCGACTTCTCCGGACGGGTGGAAAGCTCCATCTCGAACTCGAAGCCGAAGATCGCCATCACCTCGGTGACGAACTGGATGACCCCCTTGATCTCGCCGTCCAGCTGTTCCGGGGTGCAGAGGATGTGCGCGTCGTCCTGGGTGAAGCCGCGTACGCGCAGAAGGCCGTGGAGGACGCCCGCCCTTTCGTGACGGTGCACCGTGCCGAGCTCGAAGTAGCGCAGCGGCAGGTCGCGGTAGGAGCGAAGCTGCGAGCGGTAGATCATCATGTGGGCCAGGCAGTTCATCGGCTTCACGCCGTAGCTCTGCTCGTCCACCGTGGTGAAGTACATGTTCTCGCGGTAGTTCTCGTAGTGGCCGGAACGCTGCCAGAGTTCGGTCTTCAGGATCTGCGGCCCCTGGACGATGTCATAGCCGCGCTTTAAGTGCTCCTTCCTCTCGAAGTCCTCGAGGATGGTGCGCAGCATCGCCCCTTTCGGGTGCCAGATAACCAGGCCGGCGCCGACCTCGTCGTTGAAGGAGAAGAGGTCGAGTTCGCGGCCGAGTTTCCTGTGGTCGCGCTTCTTCGCCTCCTCGATCCTCTCGAGGTAAGCCTCCAGTTCCTTCTTGTCGGCAAAGGCGGTGCCGTAGACGCGCTGCAGCATGGCGCGCTTTTCGTCGCCGCGCCAGTAGGCGCCTGCGATGGAAGTAAGTTTGAACGCCTTGCACCAGGAGGTGCTCGGCAG from Geomonas ferrireducens includes these protein-coding regions:
- the infC gene encoding translation initiation factor IF-3, whose translation is MAKPTVNINQTIRAKEVRVVGAESEQLGILPLREALALAESQQLDLVEVSPTAVPPVCRIMDYGKFKYQQAKKQAEAKKKQVQVELKEVKLRPKTDTHDLEFKVKHVRRFLEEGNKAKITVVFRGREITHQELGMAALEKITAELADIGVVEVKQKMEGRSMFMIIAPKVKK
- a CDS encoding integration host factor subunit alpha, whose translation is MTKADIVEKIYEKVGFSKKESAELVETVFDLIKSTLEDGDKIKIAGFGNFVVKEKSDRRGRNPQTGEEITIVARKILTFKPSQVLKSAINTQP
- the rpmI gene encoding 50S ribosomal protein L35 yields the protein MPKMKTHRGAAKRFSKTGTGKIKMAHAFTSHILTSKTRKTKRNLRKSGIVAASDHKNICCLIPYK
- the rplT gene encoding 50S ribosomal protein L20; translation: MPRVKRGFKARQRRNKVLKLAKGYRGARSKLFRSATEAVDRALNYAFRDRRVKKRDFRALWITRINAAARINGLSYSKLIHGLKLANVEIDRKVMADLAVSDPKGFAAIAAAAKAKF
- the pheT gene encoding phenylalanine--tRNA ligase subunit beta, whose protein sequence is MIVTYNWIKEFVDCDLPAAELSHLLTMLGLEVERMEEVGGGMDDVVVARVVEKNQHPNADKLSLCKVDNGSEIVNVVCGAQNFKAGDKVALAQIGATLPGDFKIKRSKIRGEESCGMLCSEKELALSAESSGIMILPESYTLGTPLFDALGTKDVIFEIGLTPNRADCLSVVGIAREVAAKLGKKVHYPGLEVKEEGAPVASIASVEILAPELCPRYTARHITGCTLADSPAWLANRLMAAGIRSINNIVDVTNYVLLEYGHPLHAFDYKLLSGGKIVVAAAGEGEKFTTLDGQERTLTSNDLTIRDGAKAVALAGIMGGGNSEIGEGTTEVLLESAYFNPSAIRKTSKRLGIHTESSHRFERGADVAGLTRALDRAAQLIAELSGGKVAKGIIDVYPAPVEPRVITARLSRINAVCGLDLSAAEVQDIFERLEFEVKQGEPGVFTVKVPLFRVDIEREIDLIEEVVRVNGFEKVPATLPQASVFSDLPSDTQRLAGRVKGLLVSHGLSEVINYSFVAPSSCEKIMLPADDFRSNGMVLLNPISDELSVMRTTMLPGLLDTAVKNVSFRTLNLGIFEMRRIYLPVEGAELPEEPLYISALLTGRRDPEGWNQAKGDIDFFDVKGIAENLLADLNVGGVNYSVEELDPYYHPGKACRILSGKKVLGSMGELHPTVQENYGISTPLYYLELNFEALLSARKKQGAAQVPSRFPSTFRDIAMLLPRELPVSDVVSCVNGVKAPELEGVEIFDLYMGGNIAAHEKSVAIRVRYGSKEKTLTDEEVTRLHTKVTEALQKKLNVSFR
- the pheS gene encoding phenylalanine--tRNA ligase subunit alpha → MKDKLEALLEEALSELAQASTEEGLQELRVKYLGKKGALTGVMKGLGALSPEERPLVGQVVNTVKAKLEDALDARGSQVRETAKAARLAGEKIDVTLPGRRQAMGSKHPITLVTEEICSIFGALGFAVAEGPEVELDFYNFEALNLPKDHPARDMQDTFYFGESVLLRTHTSPVQIRTMLKQPPPVRIIAPGTVYRCDSDATHSPMFHQIEGLMVDKGITFGDLKGILTLFISQLFGKDIGVRLRPSFFPFTEPSAEVDIACVICRGKGCRVCKETGWLEILGAGMVDPEVYRHVGYDSEQYTGFAFGMGIERIAMLKYGIADMRLLFENDLRFLKQF